A part of Pseudomonas lutea genomic DNA contains:
- a CDS encoding methyl-accepting chemotaxis protein yields MTVSLRQLITGISDGVTQIASAAEQLSAVTEQTSVGVNSQKDETDCVATAMNQMTSTVMEVARNAEEASEAARHADQQARDGDKVVNDAIAQIERLALEVNNSTEAMGKLKLESDKIGGVLDVIKSVSQQTNLLALNAAIEAARAGEAGRGFAVVADEVRGLAQRTQESTEEIEVLIAALQSGTQQVVTTLDASRTLTDSSVELSRQAGQALGHIARTVSTIQTMNQQIAAAGEEQSSVAEQINRSVMSVRDVSEQTAASSEETAASSIELARLGVHLQEMVGRFRVN; encoded by the coding sequence ATGACCGTGAGCCTGCGCCAACTCATCACCGGCATCAGTGATGGCGTTACGCAGATAGCCAGCGCGGCGGAGCAACTGTCGGCGGTGACAGAGCAGACCAGCGTGGGCGTGAACAGCCAGAAAGACGAAACCGACTGCGTGGCGACCGCAATGAACCAGATGACCTCGACGGTCATGGAGGTGGCGCGCAACGCTGAGGAAGCCAGCGAGGCAGCGCGGCATGCCGATCAACAGGCGCGGGACGGTGACAAAGTGGTCAACGACGCTATCGCGCAGATCGAACGCCTCGCACTGGAGGTCAACAATTCGACCGAGGCCATGGGCAAGCTCAAGCTGGAGAGCGACAAGATCGGCGGCGTGCTCGACGTGATCAAGTCGGTCTCGCAACAGACCAATCTGCTGGCCCTCAATGCGGCGATCGAAGCGGCCCGTGCCGGCGAGGCAGGACGTGGGTTTGCTGTTGTGGCGGACGAAGTTCGTGGCCTGGCGCAGCGCACTCAGGAATCCACCGAAGAAATCGAAGTACTGATCGCCGCGCTTCAGAGCGGCACTCAACAGGTGGTGACCACGCTCGATGCGAGCCGGACGTTGACTGACAGCAGCGTCGAGCTGAGTCGCCAAGCGGGTCAAGCGCTTGGGCACATCGCACGCACCGTGTCGACGATTCAGACCATGAATCAGCAGATCGCTGCGGCCGGGGAAGAACAAAGCAGCGTGGCAGAACAGATCAATCGCAGTGTGATGAGCGTGCGAGACGTCTCCGAACAGACCGCCGCCTCCAGTGAAGAAACAGCAGCGTCGAGCATCGAGCTGGCGCGGCTGGGCGTGCACCTGCAAGAGATGGTGGGCAGATTTCGGGTGAATTAA
- a CDS encoding twin-arginine translocase TatA/TatE family subunit translates to MGIFDWKHWIVILVVVVLVFGTKKLKNLGTDVGESIKGFRKAMNDDEKHPEQPPVQPTAQPTVQPTVQPQQPVPPAQAPHQPHTIDAQAQRVEDPIRKD, encoded by the coding sequence ATGGGCATTTTTGACTGGAAACACTGGATCGTCATTCTTGTGGTCGTCGTGCTGGTATTCGGCACCAAGAAACTCAAGAACCTGGGCACTGACGTCGGTGAATCGATCAAGGGCTTCCGCAAGGCCATGAACGACGACGAGAAGCATCCAGAACAGCCGCCAGTACAGCCAACGGCGCAACCGACGGTTCAGCCTACGGTTCAGCCGCAGCAGCCTGTTCCCCCTGCTCAGGCGCCGCATCAACCGCACACCATCGACGCTCAGGCGCAACGAGTCGAAGACCCCATCCGCAAAGACTAG
- the tatC gene encoding twin-arginine translocase subunit TatC, whose amino-acid sequence MSEIPENDQQMPLVSHLTELRSRLLRCVLAIFVIFGALFYFTQKIYTFVSAPLRKFLPEGATMIATDVASPFITPFKLTMMVALFLAMPVILYQIWGFIAPGLYKHEKRVAVPLLISSIILFYAGMAFAYFLVFPLIFHFFASVTPEGVSMMTDIASYLDFVMTLFLAFGVAFEIPVAVVLLVWIGIVDVKYLKKIRPYVVIGCFVVGMILTPPDIFSQTLLAVPMWLLFEIGVLCSSMITKRGDHEDDEKAEDEQSQPPATQP is encoded by the coding sequence ATGAGCGAAATTCCGGAAAACGACCAGCAAATGCCGCTGGTCTCGCACCTGACAGAACTGCGCTCACGACTGCTGCGCTGCGTACTCGCGATCTTCGTAATCTTCGGCGCGCTGTTTTACTTCACGCAGAAGATCTACACCTTCGTCTCCGCCCCGCTGCGCAAGTTTTTGCCTGAAGGCGCGACGATGATCGCGACCGATGTGGCGTCGCCGTTCATCACGCCGTTCAAGCTGACGATGATGGTGGCGCTGTTTCTGGCGATGCCGGTGATTCTGTATCAGATCTGGGGTTTCATCGCGCCAGGGCTCTACAAGCATGAAAAGCGCGTGGCGGTCCCGCTGCTGATTTCCAGCATCATTCTGTTCTACGCCGGTATGGCGTTTGCCTACTTCCTGGTCTTCCCGCTGATTTTTCACTTCTTCGCCAGCGTTACGCCGGAAGGGGTGTCGATGATGACGGACATCGCCAGCTATCTCGACTTCGTGATGACGCTGTTCCTGGCGTTTGGTGTTGCGTTCGAGATCCCGGTTGCGGTGGTGCTGCTGGTGTGGATCGGCATCGTCGACGTCAAATACCTGAAGAAGATTCGCCCTTACGTGGTGATCGGCTGCTTCGTGGTCGGCATGATTCTCACCCCGCCGGACATCTTTTCGCAGACCTTGCTTGCCGTGCCGATGTGGCTGCTGTTTGAGATCGGTGTGCTGTGCAGCTCAATGATTACCAAGCGCGGCGACCACGAAGACGACGAAAAAGCCGAAGACGAACAAAGCCAGCCGCCAGCGACCCAACCGTGA
- the hisI gene encoding phosphoribosyl-AMP cyclohydrolase: MKDWLDEIKWDNDGLVPAIAQDHKTGRVLMMAWMNREALALTAREQRAIYWSRSRGKLWRKGEESGHVQKLHELRLDCDADVIIMMVEQIGGIACHTGRESCFYRVYDDAGWKTVDPVLKDPDAIYQAGH; encoded by the coding sequence ATGAAAGACTGGCTGGACGAAATCAAATGGGACAACGACGGTCTCGTTCCCGCCATCGCACAGGACCACAAAACCGGTCGCGTGCTGATGATGGCCTGGATGAATCGCGAAGCCCTGGCCCTGACCGCCCGTGAACAGCGCGCTATCTATTGGTCACGTTCGCGTGGCAAGTTATGGCGCAAGGGTGAAGAGTCGGGCCATGTGCAGAAACTTCACGAGCTGCGCCTGGACTGTGATGCCGACGTCATCATCATGATGGTCGAGCAAATCGGTGGCATCGCCTGCCACACCGGCCGCGAAAGCTGTTTCTATCGCGTTTACGACGACGCCGGCTGGAAGACCGTGGACCCGGTGCTCAAAGACCCGGACGCCATTTATCAAGCAGGACACTGA
- a CDS encoding 16S rRNA (uracil(1498)-N(3))-methyltransferase: MNLLLLEEADFIAADRVVLRDRRLTHMQEVHRSEVGDSLRVGRVDGLLGSAQLLRLEAREAELSVSFEHAPPAKLPLTLILALPRPKMLRRVFQTVATMGVPKVILINSYRVEKSFWQTPFLEPAAIREQLILGLEQARDSVLPEIVIEKRFKPFVEDRLPAIADGTLGLVGHPGEFPACPRAVEQPVTLAIGPEGGWIPYEVDLLRASGLNPVQLGTRILRVETAVTALLARLF, encoded by the coding sequence GTGAATCTGCTGTTGTTGGAGGAAGCTGACTTCATTGCGGCTGACCGGGTTGTGTTGCGCGATCGCCGCCTCACGCATATGCAGGAAGTCCATCGCAGCGAGGTGGGCGACAGCCTGAGGGTTGGGCGCGTGGACGGGTTGCTGGGCAGCGCACAATTGCTGCGTCTGGAGGCTCGAGAAGCCGAGCTGTCGGTGAGCTTCGAGCATGCTCCTCCCGCCAAATTGCCACTGACGCTGATCCTTGCCCTGCCGCGCCCGAAGATGCTGCGCAGGGTGTTCCAGACCGTGGCCACCATGGGTGTCCCGAAGGTCATCCTGATCAACAGCTACCGCGTTGAAAAAAGCTTTTGGCAGACGCCTTTTCTGGAGCCCGCTGCGATTCGCGAGCAGTTGATTCTTGGCCTGGAACAGGCCCGGGACAGTGTGCTGCCGGAGATCGTTATCGAAAAGCGCTTCAAACCCTTCGTTGAGGACCGCCTGCCTGCCATCGCAGACGGAACGTTGGGCCTGGTTGGCCATCCGGGAGAGTTCCCGGCCTGTCCCCGTGCCGTCGAGCAGCCCGTCACGCTGGCCATCGGCCCTGAGGGCGGCTGGATTCCTTACGAGGTGGATCTGCTGCGAGCGTCGGGGCTGAATCCGGTGCAGCTGGGTACACGGATCCTGCGCGTTGAGACCGCCGTGACTGCGCTGCTGGCCCGGCTGTTCTAA
- a CDS encoding methyl-accepting chemotaxis protein translates to MSRWFAHRLGNMSVSLKLGIGFGLVLLLTLLITATGWWSVNALIERGDKLGMISQTSERTMDLRAARMAYETQYSAEAATAVMTALDKLDADLKTAGTMIKGADDLKLLSIQIQAAADYRNAFGEMTKAIQAREASRTNLGASADAAVDSVKKIEEALIQHDNILQFNGAVDVSKQIQQARFQVRGYTFSGNPDFEKNATAAIDEAIVGVNTLAGDVSSQYIPQLQKANLALKGYRAAVGQYRDAQQNSRQALEKMTGLGQQLLDVSDQLNVSQNAKRDADSSQAQSTLGIATVLALILGALAAWIITRQITVPLSQTLIAVERVASGDLTHNLSVDRRDELGQLQSSIQRMTVGLRELISGIGEGVTQIASAAEELSAVTEQTSAGVNSQKIETDQVATAMHEMTATVQEVARNAEEASEAAVAADLQAREGDKVVNEAIVQIERLASEVGHSTEAMAELKRESDKIGSVLDVIKSVAQQTNLLALNAAIEAARAGEAGRGFAVVADEVRSLAQRTQKSTEEIEELISGLQNGTRQVATIMDNSRELTVSSVELTRRAGSSLESITRTVSAIQSMNQQIAAAAEQQSATAEEINRSVLNVRDVSEQTSAASEETAASSVELARLGSHLQALVGRFRV, encoded by the coding sequence ATGTCTCGCTGGTTTGCCCATCGCCTCGGAAATATGAGCGTCAGTCTCAAACTGGGTATCGGCTTCGGGCTGGTGCTGTTGCTGACGCTACTCATCACCGCCACGGGATGGTGGAGCGTAAATGCGCTGATCGAGCGCGGCGACAAGCTGGGCATGATCTCGCAAACCAGTGAGCGCACGATGGACCTGCGCGCCGCGCGCATGGCCTATGAGACCCAGTACAGCGCCGAGGCTGCGACGGCGGTCATGACCGCACTGGACAAGCTCGACGCCGACCTGAAAACCGCTGGCACCATGATCAAGGGCGCTGACGACCTTAAGTTGCTAAGCATCCAGATCCAAGCCGCTGCCGACTACCGCAATGCCTTTGGCGAGATGACCAAGGCCATCCAGGCCCGTGAGGCCAGCCGTACCAACCTGGGCGCTTCGGCCGACGCTGCAGTGGATAGCGTCAAGAAAATCGAAGAAGCGTTGATCCAGCACGACAACATTCTGCAGTTCAACGGCGCTGTCGACGTGAGCAAGCAGATCCAGCAGGCCCGCTTCCAGGTGCGTGGCTACACCTTCAGCGGTAACCCGGATTTCGAGAAGAACGCCACGGCCGCCATCGACGAAGCCATCGTCGGGGTCAACACGCTCGCAGGCGACGTTTCCTCCCAGTACATCCCGCAATTGCAAAAGGCCAACTTGGCACTCAAGGGCTATCGCGCCGCAGTGGGCCAGTACCGGGACGCACAACAGAACAGCCGTCAGGCGTTGGAAAAGATGACCGGCCTGGGCCAGCAACTGCTCGATGTCAGCGACCAACTGAACGTCTCGCAAAATGCCAAACGTGATGCCGACAGCAGCCAGGCCCAGTCAACGCTTGGTATCGCAACGGTGCTGGCGCTGATTCTTGGCGCGCTCGCCGCATGGATCATCACACGGCAAATTACCGTGCCGCTGAGCCAGACACTAATTGCCGTCGAGCGCGTTGCCTCCGGCGACCTCACCCATAACCTCAGTGTCGACCGGCGTGACGAGCTCGGCCAGTTACAAAGCAGCATCCAGCGCATGACGGTGGGACTGCGGGAGCTGATCAGCGGCATCGGCGAAGGTGTTACCCAGATCGCCAGCGCTGCCGAAGAGCTGTCCGCGGTCACCGAACAAACCAGCGCCGGCGTGAACAGTCAGAAAATCGAGACCGACCAGGTCGCGACGGCGATGCATGAGATGACCGCCACTGTGCAGGAAGTTGCGCGCAATGCGGAAGAAGCCTCCGAAGCGGCGGTAGCCGCCGACCTTCAAGCCCGCGAGGGCGACAAAGTGGTCAATGAAGCCATTGTGCAGATCGAGCGGCTGGCCAGTGAGGTAGGGCATTCCACCGAAGCCATGGCCGAACTCAAACGCGAGAGCGACAAGATCGGCAGCGTCCTGGATGTGATCAAGTCGGTCGCACAGCAAACCAACCTGCTGGCACTGAATGCCGCCATTGAGGCCGCTCGGGCAGGCGAAGCCGGGCGTGGTTTCGCCGTGGTGGCGGACGAGGTCCGTAGCCTGGCGCAACGCACGCAGAAATCGACCGAGGAAATCGAAGAGCTTATTTCCGGTTTGCAGAACGGGACTCGGCAGGTCGCGACGATCATGGACAACAGCCGAGAGCTGACAGTCAGCAGCGTCGAGTTGACCCGCCGTGCCGGCAGTTCGCTGGAAAGCATTACCCGCACCGTCTCGGCAATTCAGTCCATGAACCAGCAAATCGCTGCCGCAGCCGAGCAACAAAGCGCCACCGCTGAAGAAATCAACCGCAGCGTGCTGAACGTGCGAGACGTTTCGGAACAGACCTCCGCCGCCAGTGAAGAAACGGCCGCATCCAGCGTGGAGCTGGCCCGTTTGGGCAGCCACCTGCAGGCACTGGTTGGCCGGTTCAGGGTCTGA
- a CDS encoding phosphoribosyl-ATP diphosphatase — protein sequence MTDTLSRLAEVLESRKGAAADSSYVASLYHKGLNKILEKVGEESVETIIAAKDAAVSGDCSDVIYETADLWFHSMVMLAQLGQHPQAVLDELDRRFGLSGHAEKASRSE from the coding sequence ATGACTGATACCTTGTCACGCCTTGCCGAGGTGCTTGAATCACGCAAGGGTGCGGCTGCCGACTCTTCTTACGTCGCCAGCCTCTACCACAAGGGACTGAACAAGATTCTGGAGAAAGTCGGCGAAGAGTCGGTCGAAACCATAATCGCTGCCAAGGACGCTGCCGTCAGCGGTGACTGCAGCGACGTCATCTATGAAACCGCTGACTTGTGGTTCCACAGCATGGTGATGCTTGCCCAGCTTGGCCAACACCCGCAAGCCGTGCTGGATGAGCTGGACCGCCGTTTCGGCTTGTCCGGCCACGCCGAGAAAGCGTCTCGCTCGGAATGA
- the ubiB gene encoding ubiquinone biosynthesis regulatory protein kinase UbiB, producing MSLLAVRRLFRIQRVVIRYRLDDLIFALPLPWWLLAVRFVLPWRWLPRRKNELTRGARLRLALQDLGPIFIKFGQLLSTRRDLLPEDVADELMMLQDRVPPFDSAKAVALIESQLGAKISEVFSRFDIAPLASASVAQVHAARLKTGEEVVVKVVRPGLKPIIGSDLAWLFILAKIAERVSADARLLHPVDVVADYEKTIYDELDLLREAANSSQLRRNFEGSNMLYVPQVYWDWCRPKVLVMERIYGVQVTDLATLADQRTDMKKLAERGVELFFTQVFRDSFFHADMHPGNIFVSTVAPWDPQYIAIDCGIVGSLTPEDQDYLARNLFAFFKRDYRRVAQLHIDSGWVPAETKLNEFEAAIRTVCEPIFEKPLKDISFGQVLMRLFQTARRFNMEVQPQLVLLQKTLLNIEGLGRQLYPELDLWATAQPFLERWMRERVSPKTLLGNLQSQVEQIPHLANMTRDLLERLSQPHRHDPPPPYRRDGDHWALRLLGAGLLAGGVLLALTHTQTGEALASLNAWPALLMLAAGVYLVVRR from the coding sequence ATGAGCCTGCTTGCCGTCCGCCGCCTGTTTCGCATCCAGCGTGTCGTAATCCGTTACCGCCTCGATGACCTGATATTCGCCCTCCCCTTGCCGTGGTGGCTTCTGGCGGTGCGCTTCGTACTGCCCTGGCGCTGGCTCCCTCGTCGCAAGAACGAACTGACCCGGGGTGCGCGTTTGCGGTTGGCGCTGCAGGACCTGGGCCCGATTTTCATCAAGTTCGGGCAACTGCTGTCCACCCGTCGCGATCTGCTCCCTGAAGACGTCGCCGACGAGCTGATGATGCTTCAGGACCGCGTGCCCCCGTTCGATTCTGCCAAGGCGGTCGCGCTCATCGAATCGCAGCTGGGCGCGAAGATCAGCGAGGTTTTCAGCCGCTTCGACATCGCACCGCTTGCATCGGCGTCGGTGGCTCAGGTGCATGCTGCGCGTCTGAAAACCGGTGAAGAAGTGGTGGTGAAAGTCGTCCGCCCCGGCTTGAAGCCAATCATCGGCTCGGACCTCGCATGGCTGTTCATTCTGGCGAAAATTGCCGAACGGGTTTCCGCTGATGCGCGCCTGCTGCACCCGGTCGATGTCGTTGCCGATTACGAAAAAACCATCTACGACGAGCTCGATCTGTTGCGCGAAGCGGCCAACTCCAGCCAGCTGCGCCGCAATTTCGAAGGCTCCAACATGCTTTACGTGCCGCAGGTCTATTGGGACTGGTGCCGGCCGAAGGTCTTGGTCATGGAGCGCATTTATGGCGTGCAAGTGACGGACCTGGCGACCCTCGCCGATCAACGCACGGACATGAAAAAGCTCGCCGAGCGCGGCGTCGAACTGTTCTTCACTCAGGTCTTCCGGGACAGCTTCTTTCACGCAGACATGCACCCGGGCAACATCTTCGTCAGCACCGTCGCGCCGTGGGACCCTCAATACATCGCGATCGACTGCGGCATCGTCGGCAGCCTGACCCCTGAGGATCAGGACTATCTGGCGCGCAATCTGTTTGCTTTTTTCAAGCGCGACTATCGCCGTGTGGCACAGCTGCACATCGACTCAGGCTGGGTGCCGGCCGAGACCAAGCTCAATGAATTCGAGGCCGCCATCCGTACGGTGTGCGAGCCGATCTTCGAGAAGCCGCTGAAGGACATCTCCTTCGGGCAGGTCTTGATGCGTCTGTTCCAGACCGCTCGCCGCTTCAATATGGAAGTGCAGCCGCAACTGGTGCTGCTGCAGAAGACGCTGCTCAACATTGAAGGCCTGGGTCGTCAGCTGTATCCCGAGCTCGATCTCTGGGCCACCGCCCAACCCTTCCTGGAGCGGTGGATGCGTGAGCGGGTCAGCCCCAAAACCCTGCTTGGCAACCTGCAATCGCAGGTCGAGCAGATCCCGCACCTGGCCAACATGACCCGTGACCTGCTCGAACGCCTGTCGCAGCCTCACCGCCATGATCCGCCACCGCCTTACCGCCGCGACGGTGACCATTGGGCCCTGCGGCTGCTCGGGGCCGGCCTGCTGGCCGGTGGCGTGTTGCTGGCGTTAACGCATACCCAGACGGGCGAAGCGTTGGCCAGCCTGAATGCCTGGCCGGCGCTGCTGATGCTGGCGGCGGGGGTCTATCTGGTCGTTCGCCGATAG
- the tatB gene encoding Sec-independent protein translocase protein TatB, which yields MFGISFSELLLVGLVALLVLGPERLPGAARTAGLWIGRLKRSFNAIKQEVEREIGADEIRRQLHNEHILSLEEEARKIMQPQQPPGTPATPPSAAPVASPASQPHTPAAPVMGASSPLQSADLGPAAPAETASVTPTPADAAPATPSTPASAPAPAPAPEITAATAVHSAPSANDSSLPPRAP from the coding sequence ATGTTTGGTATCAGCTTTTCTGAACTGCTGCTGGTCGGTCTGGTTGCCCTGCTCGTGCTCGGCCCGGAACGCCTCCCAGGCGCAGCACGGACGGCCGGGCTCTGGATCGGCCGTCTGAAACGCAGCTTCAATGCGATCAAACAGGAAGTTGAACGCGAGATCGGCGCCGATGAAATTCGGCGTCAGCTGCACAACGAGCACATTCTTTCGCTCGAAGAGGAAGCACGCAAGATCATGCAGCCGCAGCAGCCCCCGGGAACGCCTGCCACGCCGCCATCGGCCGCTCCTGTCGCCTCGCCTGCTTCGCAGCCACACACGCCGGCCGCACCGGTCATGGGCGCCTCCTCGCCGCTACAGAGCGCGGACCTCGGCCCTGCCGCTCCGGCCGAGACTGCATCGGTCACGCCGACGCCCGCAGACGCGGCGCCAGCTACACCGTCCACTCCCGCTTCTGCGCCTGCACCTGCACCTGCACCTGAGATCACTGCAGCCACGGCGGTGCACAGCGCGCCTTCTGCCAACGATTCGTCACTGCCACCAAGAGCCCCATGA
- the mdoH gene encoding glucans biosynthesis glucosyltransferase MdoH, producing the protein MSNSNAVPEPLNESLSEYLAHLPMTDVQRAELASCTSFAELHERLSAQTVADPAEAAQASVERRLTLTTANELHEAEMLSVDASGRVRLKATPPIRRTKVVPEPWRTNILHRGWRRLTGKTNPPPPKDDLPRDLPKARWRTVGSIRRYILLILMLGQTIVAGFYMKGILPYQGWSLVSFDEISHQTLWQTAVQVMPYALQTSILLLFGILFCWVSAGFWTALMGFLELLTGRDKYRISGASAGNEPIEAGARTALVMPICNEDVPRVFAGLRATFESVKATGDLDRFDFFILSDSNETDICVAEQQAWLDVCRETGGFGKIFYRRRRRRVKRKSGNLDDFCRRWGGEYRYMVVLDADSVMSGECLTSLVRLMEATPDAGIIQTAPRASGMDTLYARMQQFATRVYGPLFTAGLHFWQLGESHYWGHNAIIRMKPFIEHCALAPLPGKGAFAGAILSHDFVEAALMRRAGWGVWIAYDLPGSYEELPPNLLDELKRDRRWCHGNLMNFRLFLVKGMHPVHRAVFLTGVMSYLSAPLWFFFLVLSTALLAVNTLMEPTYFMEPRQLYPLWPQWHPEKAVALFSTTVVLLFLPKLLSVILIWAKGATGYGGRIKVTMSMLLEMLFSMLLAPVRMIFHTRFVLAAFLGWAATWNSPQRDDDSTPWSEAVKRHGPQTLLGFCWALLVAWLNPSFLWWLVPIVGSLMLSIPVSVISSRTNLGLKARDTKLFLIPEEHTPPQELVSTDKYTHENRWHALNDGFVRAVVDPQQNALACALATSRHRHAEPIEWMRVERVRHAIKGGPELLNNHERLQLLSDPVALARLHELVWSEGNSAWLNAWRASVDADPHAPLLPLQPATHVNESTLVNA; encoded by the coding sequence ATGAGTAATTCAAATGCGGTGCCAGAGCCTCTGAATGAGTCTCTCAGCGAGTACCTGGCGCATTTGCCGATGACCGATGTGCAGCGGGCAGAACTTGCCAGCTGCACCTCGTTCGCCGAGCTGCACGAGCGCCTCTCCGCGCAGACTGTCGCTGACCCTGCCGAGGCCGCTCAGGCTTCGGTAGAGCGTCGTCTGACGCTGACGACCGCTAATGAGCTGCACGAAGCCGAGATGCTGAGTGTCGACGCCAGCGGCCGTGTTCGCCTGAAAGCCACGCCACCGATCCGTCGTACCAAAGTGGTGCCGGAACCGTGGCGCACCAATATCCTGCACCGCGGATGGCGCCGTCTGACCGGCAAAACCAATCCGCCGCCGCCCAAGGATGACTTGCCGCGTGATCTGCCCAAGGCGCGCTGGCGCACCGTGGGTTCGATCCGTCGTTACATCCTGCTGATCCTCATGCTGGGCCAGACCATCGTCGCCGGCTTCTACATGAAAGGCATCCTGCCGTATCAAGGCTGGTCGCTGGTTTCGTTCGACGAAATCAGTCATCAAACCCTGTGGCAGACGGCTGTTCAGGTCATGCCGTACGCACTTCAGACCAGCATCCTGTTGTTGTTCGGGATTTTGTTCTGCTGGGTCTCGGCAGGTTTCTGGACCGCGCTGATGGGCTTCCTCGAACTGCTGACTGGCCGCGACAAGTACCGTATTTCCGGTGCAAGTGCGGGCAATGAACCGATCGAAGCGGGTGCCCGTACAGCGTTGGTGATGCCGATCTGCAACGAAGATGTGCCGCGTGTGTTCGCAGGTCTGCGGGCCACGTTCGAGTCGGTCAAGGCCACGGGTGACCTGGACCGTTTCGACTTCTTCATCCTGAGCGACTCCAACGAGACCGACATTTGTGTGGCCGAGCAACAAGCCTGGCTGGACGTGTGTCGTGAAACCGGCGGGTTCGGCAAGATCTTCTATCGTCGTCGCCGCCGTCGCGTTAAGCGCAAAAGCGGCAACCTGGATGACTTCTGCCGTCGCTGGGGCGGTGAGTACCGCTACATGGTCGTCCTCGACGCTGACTCGGTCATGAGCGGTGAGTGTCTGACCAGTCTGGTGCGCTTGATGGAAGCCACGCCGGATGCCGGGATTATCCAGACCGCGCCGCGTGCGTCGGGCATGGACACCTTGTATGCGCGCATGCAGCAGTTCGCTACCCGTGTGTACGGCCCGCTGTTCACGGCCGGCTTGCACTTTTGGCAGTTGGGCGAATCGCACTATTGGGGTCACAACGCGATCATCCGTATGAAACCCTTTATCGAGCACTGCGCCCTGGCGCCATTGCCCGGCAAAGGCGCGTTCGCCGGTGCCATTCTGTCCCACGACTTCGTTGAAGCAGCGCTGATGCGACGTGCTGGCTGGGGCGTGTGGATCGCCTACGACCTGCCTGGCAGTTACGAAGAGCTGCCGCCGAACTTGCTGGATGAGCTCAAGCGTGACCGTCGCTGGTGCCACGGTAACCTGATGAACTTCCGCCTGTTCCTGGTCAAGGGCATGCACCCGGTTCACCGTGCGGTGTTCCTGACGGGCGTGATGTCGTATCTGTCAGCGCCGTTGTGGTTCTTCTTCCTGGTGCTGTCCACTGCGTTGCTGGCGGTGAACACACTGATGGAGCCGACCTACTTCATGGAGCCGCGTCAGCTGTATCCGTTGTGGCCGCAGTGGCACCCGGAAAAAGCCGTCGCATTGTTCTCGACGACTGTCGTGCTGTTGTTCCTGCCTAAACTGCTCAGCGTCATTTTGATCTGGGCGAAGGGCGCTACCGGCTACGGCGGGCGGATCAAGGTCACGATGTCGATGCTGCTGGAGATGCTGTTCTCCATGCTGTTGGCACCCGTGCGCATGATCTTCCACACCCGCTTCGTGCTGGCTGCTTTCCTGGGCTGGGCCGCCACCTGGAACTCTCCGCAGCGTGACGATGACTCGACGCCGTGGAGTGAAGCGGTTAAACGTCACGGGCCGCAGACGTTGCTCGGTTTTTGCTGGGCGCTGTTGGTGGCCTGGCTTAACCCAAGCTTCCTGTGGTGGCTGGTGCCGATTGTGGGTTCGTTGATGTTGTCGATCCCGGTGTCGGTGATTTCCAGCCGCACTAACCTGGGCCTGAAGGCACGTGACACCAAGCTGTTCCTGATCCCGGAAGAGCACACGCCTCCGCAGGAACTGGTGTCTACCGACAAGTACACGCACGAGAACCGCTGGCACGCGCTGAACGATGGATTCGTCCGTGCGGTGGTTGATCCACAGCAGAACGCCTTGGCGTGTGCGCTGGCGACTTCACGCCATCGTCACGCCGAGCCGATCGAATGGATGCGCGTTGAGCGTGTACGTCATGCCATCAAGGGTGGCCCTGAGCTGCTGAACAACCATGAGCGCCTGCAATTGCTGAGCGATCCGGTTGCGCTGGCTCGCTTGCATGAGCTGGTCTGGAGCGAAGGCAACTCCGCCTGGCTGAATGCATGGCGGGCGTCAGTGGATGCAGACCCACATGCGCCTTTGCTGCCGCTGCAGCCAGCGACGCATGTGAACGAGTCCACCCTCGTAAACGCCTGA